From the genome of Pseudomonas sp. gcc21, one region includes:
- a CDS encoding cytochrome c oxidase subunit 3: protein MNARERINLPLGAEVTEAEIPGDLAMWFFIFAELAVFALLLGGMAFARGTWPEMFSAGVATLHPQAGLINTLALLTGSYWVARGVADMRAGRLSSLPRWFYAGAGSGVIYVVIKTVEYVQLFSAGYNLRTDTFYFFYFFTTFFHMMHVLLGMVILLVVARRWQRGVYQTPGARRMAADSAASYWHMVDLVWLMLFPLLYILP, encoded by the coding sequence ATGAACGCACGCGAACGAATAAATTTGCCCTTGGGTGCCGAAGTAACGGAAGCGGAGATACCCGGCGATCTGGCGATGTGGTTCTTCATTTTCGCCGAACTGGCGGTTTTCGCTCTATTGCTGGGCGGGATGGCGTTTGCCCGCGGCACCTGGCCCGAAATGTTCAGCGCCGGTGTGGCAACGCTGCATCCCCAAGCGGGGCTGATCAACACGCTGGCGCTGCTCACCGGAAGCTACTGGGTGGCTCGCGGTGTCGCCGATATGCGTGCGGGGCGGTTGTCGAGCTTGCCGCGATGGTTCTATGCCGGCGCGGGCAGCGGCGTTATCTACGTCGTGATCAAGACTGTTGAATACGTTCAGCTGTTCAGCGCGGGGTACAACCTGCGCACTGACACCTTCTACTTCTTCTACTTTTTCACCACCTTCTTTCACATGATGCACGTGTTACTGGGGATGGTGATCCTGCTCGTAGTCGCCCGGCGCTGGCAGCGCGGCGTGTATCAAACGCCTGGAGCGCGGCGAATGGCAGCGGACTCGGCTGCCAGTTACTGGCACATGGTGGATCTGGTATGGCTGATGCTGTTTCCCCTGCTTTATATACTGCCGTGA
- a CDS encoding putative zinc-binding protein — protein sequence MSNAKDSPLIYSCSGCSNVAQLANTLALRIDRAGIAEMSCIAGVGGKVAPLVKTAQSGRQIIAVDGCKLQCAKACLNNVGVTPDIHVTLSDYGVRKRFGEDCSPEQADELETQIVELIHSRSVQDEAI from the coding sequence ATGAGTAATGCAAAAGATTCCCCACTTATCTATTCCTGTTCGGGCTGCTCCAACGTGGCGCAGCTCGCCAATACGCTCGCCCTGCGGATTGACCGTGCCGGTATTGCCGAAATGTCCTGCATCGCCGGCGTCGGTGGCAAGGTTGCGCCCCTGGTCAAGACTGCGCAATCAGGCCGCCAGATTATCGCGGTGGACGGCTGCAAGCTGCAGTGTGCCAAAGCCTGCCTGAACAATGTCGGCGTGACACCCGATATCCATGTCACCCTGAGCGACTATGGCGTACGCAAACGCTTCGGTGAGGACTGCTCGCCGGAACAGGCCGACGAACTGGAGACACAGATCGTGGAGCTGATCCATAGCCGTTCTGTCCAGGATGAAGCGATCTAG
- a CDS encoding SCP2 domain-containing protein: MLNLASLALRAGDPILPLSRHLPFALQRLVIEKTMARIFAEPVADGDFDCLRGRWLRLEVTDLGLAWNVTRTDKGLRLDRTAPSDLCIRGNWREFLLLASRQEDPDTLFFRRRLIIEGDTELGLEIKNLMDSLDPDRLPPRLWQLIQWLGAGATGIDPHQGVQQPSA; encoded by the coding sequence ATGCTGAACCTTGCGAGTCTGGCATTGCGCGCAGGCGATCCCATCCTTCCATTGAGCCGGCACCTGCCTTTCGCTCTCCAGCGGCTGGTGATCGAAAAGACCATGGCCAGGATATTCGCCGAGCCGGTTGCCGACGGTGATTTTGACTGTCTACGCGGACGCTGGTTACGCCTGGAGGTGACAGATCTGGGTCTGGCCTGGAACGTAACCCGCACGGATAAGGGCCTGCGCCTGGATAGAACCGCTCCCTCGGATCTGTGCATTCGCGGGAACTGGCGCGAATTCCTGTTACTGGCCAGCCGTCAGGAGGACCCTGATACCTTGTTCTTCCGGCGTCGGCTGATCATTGAAGGCGATACCGAACTGGGTTTGGAAATAAAAAACCTGATGGACAGTCTGGACCCTGATCGTTTGCCGCCGCGGTTGTGGCAGCTGATTCAATGGTTGGGAGCCGGGGCGACAGGAATTGATCCGCATCAAGGAGTGCAGCAACCCAGCGCATGA
- a CDS encoding cytochrome c, with the protein MSERFTKGMARNIYYGGGMFFMLLFIGLTVDTVVAIPERENRDQLTAEVAHGKELWEENNCVGCHSLLGEGAYFAPELGNVFDRRGMGNEEAFHAYFSAWMKAQPIGVPGRRKMPQFNLTEEETRALSEFLIWTSRIDTNDWPPNKEG; encoded by the coding sequence ATGTCGGAGCGTTTTACCAAGGGCATGGCCCGAAATATCTACTACGGGGGCGGCATGTTTTTCATGCTGCTGTTTATCGGACTGACCGTGGACACCGTGGTGGCGATTCCTGAGCGCGAGAACCGCGACCAGCTCACCGCTGAGGTCGCTCACGGCAAGGAGCTCTGGGAAGAGAACAACTGTGTTGGCTGCCATTCACTCCTGGGTGAAGGCGCCTATTTCGCTCCCGAGCTGGGCAACGTCTTTGACCGTCGCGGCATGGGCAACGAAGAAGCCTTTCATGCCTACTTTTCCGCCTGGATGAAGGCGCAGCCGATCGGCGTTCCCGGCCGCCGGAAGATGCCGCAATTCAACCTGACCGAGGAAGAAACACGCGCCCTGTCCGAGTTCCTGATCTGGACATCGCGTATTGATACCAATGACTGGCCGCCGAACAAGGAAGGCTGA
- a CDS encoding nitric oxide reductase activation protein NorD: MEELVGMRWHNLVTRLARTSYPEAQVRLEDQGPRLAMVFRALGGDPGLVIKAATERTFRPPRHWLEKIAGTGRQYAMAWRDHDSVRLPAVIQTYPTTELNNDLYLWLVALASQSGSPATGDWLVWNQTQVTATLERFPGLVSLYERLATELVRIRPSVNTLSAAQARRERCLQAAILEPGSQRSLPLADGDPLPVPLWLYPALHQDQAAVSRTDDNDGTSSGAPKPKEGKGRKRAEFVDDIDGRDGLIVFRLESLFSWSEFVPVDRTVDDSEDDDADRVADDLDYLSLSRHGDAGASRLRLDLDLPSAAEDDIPLGAGCLLPEWDWRKEQLVARHCKVIPMLPKDAVPCTLPSRLQPLAGELRRRFEALRPQQGWNKRQATGPLLDMEACIHFATARRRGEANAQPALWRQQSPQQRDLACLVLADLSLSTEAYADNQHQVIDVVRDSLELLGEALDAGDDSFAMYGFSSRRRDHVRFSLIKNFAEPWGAPIHGRIQALRPGYYTRMGAAIRQATEILKEQPAEQRLLLLLTDGKPNDLDLYEGRYGMEDTRHALIEARRAGLEPFCVTIDHEAADYLPYLFGPQRFHLLQKAADLPALLPQLYLLLTGRTP, encoded by the coding sequence ATGGAAGAACTCGTAGGCATGCGTTGGCACAATCTGGTGACTCGCCTGGCGCGTACCAGTTATCCCGAAGCCCAGGTTCGACTGGAAGATCAGGGCCCGCGCCTGGCCATGGTGTTTCGCGCGCTGGGCGGCGACCCCGGCCTGGTGATCAAAGCCGCCACCGAGCGCACCTTTCGACCTCCGCGTCACTGGCTCGAAAAAATCGCCGGCACCGGTCGCCAGTACGCCATGGCCTGGCGCGATCACGACAGTGTACGTCTGCCCGCCGTGATCCAGACTTACCCGACCACCGAACTGAACAATGACCTGTATCTATGGCTGGTGGCTCTGGCCAGCCAGAGCGGCTCACCCGCTACAGGCGACTGGCTGGTATGGAACCAGACCCAGGTTACCGCCACGCTGGAACGTTTTCCGGGTTTGGTGTCGCTGTATGAGCGGCTGGCGACTGAACTGGTTCGTATCCGCCCCTCTGTGAACACGCTCTCCGCTGCGCAGGCTCGTCGTGAACGCTGTCTGCAGGCGGCCATCCTCGAGCCTGGAAGTCAGCGAAGTCTGCCCCTAGCCGATGGCGATCCGCTGCCTGTTCCGCTGTGGCTGTATCCGGCGCTGCATCAGGATCAGGCCGCCGTGTCGCGTACCGATGACAACGACGGCACCAGCTCTGGCGCGCCCAAACCCAAGGAAGGCAAGGGCCGCAAGCGCGCCGAATTTGTTGATGACATAGACGGGCGCGACGGGCTAATCGTGTTCCGCCTTGAAAGTCTGTTCTCCTGGTCCGAGTTTGTACCGGTGGACCGCACCGTCGACGACAGCGAAGACGATGATGCGGACCGCGTTGCCGACGATCTCGATTATTTGAGTCTGTCACGCCACGGCGATGCCGGCGCGTCCCGTCTGCGTCTGGATCTGGATCTGCCCTCCGCAGCCGAGGACGACATCCCGCTCGGCGCCGGCTGCCTGTTACCCGAATGGGACTGGCGCAAGGAGCAGCTGGTAGCCCGGCACTGCAAGGTTATCCCGATGCTGCCGAAGGATGCCGTGCCCTGCACCTTGCCGTCGCGCTTGCAGCCACTTGCCGGTGAGCTGCGCCGCCGCTTTGAAGCGCTGCGCCCGCAGCAAGGCTGGAACAAGCGTCAGGCTACTGGCCCCCTGCTGGATATGGAGGCCTGCATCCATTTCGCTACCGCTCGCCGGCGCGGCGAAGCCAACGCCCAGCCGGCGTTATGGCGTCAGCAATCGCCGCAACAGCGTGATCTTGCCTGTCTGGTGCTGGCTGACCTTTCCTTGTCCACCGAAGCCTATGCCGATAACCAGCATCAGGTGATCGACGTCGTGCGCGACAGCCTGGAACTGCTGGGCGAAGCACTGGACGCAGGCGATGACTCCTTCGCGATGTATGGATTCTCCTCGCGTCGACGTGACCACGTGCGTTTCAGTCTGATCAAGAACTTCGCCGAGCCCTGGGGCGCGCCAATACACGGCCGCATTCAGGCGTTACGCCCTGGGTATTACACGCGCATGGGCGCGGCGATCCGTCAGGCAACGGAAATTCTCAAGGAACAGCCCGCCGAGCAGCGCCTGTTGCTGCTGCTGACTGATGGAAAACCAAACGATCTGGACCTGTATGAAGGGCGTTATGGTATGGAAGATACCCGCCATGCCCTGATCGAGGCGCGCCGTGCCGGCCTCGAACCCTTCTGTGTGACCATCGATCACGAGGCGGCGGATTACCTGCCCTATCTGTTCGGCCCACAGCGATTCCATCTGTTGCAAAAAGCCGCTGACCTGCCTGCACTCCTGCCGCAGTTGTATCTCCTGCTGACCGGACGCACGCCATGA
- a CDS encoding cbb3-type cytochrome c oxidase subunit I, with the protein MKYASQSVAKPYFVFAMILFVGQIVFGLILGTQYIIGDFLFPEIPFNVARMVHTNLLIVWLLFGFMGATYYLVPEESQCEIYSPLLAKILFWVFATAGTLTIVGYLSVPYATLATLTGNHLLPTMGREFLEQPTITKIGIALVCVGFLFNVCMTILRGRKTVINMVLMTGLIGLAVFWMFAFYNPVSLVMDKYFWWWVVHLWVEGVWELILGSILAFILIKTTGVDREVVEKWLYLIIAMALISGILGTGHHFFFIGAPGYWLWIGSVFSAIEPLPFFMMMVFAFSMLKRRRRDHPNKAAVTWAVGCTIMAFLGAGVWGFLHTLAPVNYYTHGTQLTAAHGHLAFYGAYVMIVLAIISYAAPLLQGREANSPQAQRWEIASCWTMSISMLLITLLLTAAGVVQIWLQRIPDDAGALGFMATQDAITVIYWMRLAAGVGFGIGVIMYLSSFIVALRPNEVTELPAAAA; encoded by the coding sequence ATGAAATATGCAAGTCAGTCGGTAGCGAAGCCCTACTTCGTTTTCGCCATGATTTTGTTCGTCGGCCAGATCGTTTTCGGCCTGATCCTCGGCACGCAGTACATCATCGGTGACTTCCTGTTCCCGGAGATTCCCTTCAACGTGGCCCGCATGGTCCACACCAACCTGCTGATCGTGTGGCTGCTGTTCGGCTTCATGGGCGCAACCTATTACTTGGTGCCCGAAGAATCCCAGTGTGAGATCTACAGCCCGTTGCTGGCGAAGATCCTGTTCTGGGTTTTCGCGACCGCCGGGACCCTGACTATCGTCGGTTATCTGTCCGTGCCGTACGCCACACTGGCGACGCTCACCGGCAATCATCTACTGCCGACCATGGGCCGCGAGTTCCTTGAACAGCCAACCATCACCAAGATCGGAATTGCCCTGGTCTGCGTAGGCTTTCTGTTCAATGTCTGCATGACCATCCTGCGTGGCCGCAAAACGGTTATCAACATGGTGCTCATGACAGGTCTGATCGGTCTGGCCGTGTTCTGGATGTTCGCTTTCTACAATCCCGTATCGCTGGTGATGGACAAGTACTTCTGGTGGTGGGTTGTGCACCTGTGGGTGGAAGGCGTCTGGGAACTGATTCTGGGTTCGATTCTGGCCTTCATCCTGATCAAGACCACTGGCGTTGACCGTGAAGTCGTTGAAAAGTGGCTGTACCTGATCATCGCCATGGCTCTCATCAGCGGCATCCTGGGTACCGGACACCACTTCTTCTTCATTGGTGCACCCGGCTACTGGCTGTGGATCGGTTCGGTCTTCTCCGCTATCGAGCCGCTGCCGTTCTTCATGATGATGGTATTCGCCTTCAGCATGCTGAAGCGTCGCCGCCGCGACCATCCGAACAAGGCTGCCGTTACCTGGGCTGTCGGCTGCACCATCATGGCGTTCCTCGGCGCCGGTGTATGGGGCTTCCTGCACACTCTGGCTCCAGTCAACTACTACACACACGGGACTCAGCTGACTGCTGCCCACGGCCACCTCGCGTTCTACGGCGCCTACGTGATGATCGTCCTGGCAATCATTTCCTACGCTGCGCCACTGCTGCAAGGTCGTGAAGCCAACAGCCCGCAGGCACAGCGCTGGGAAATCGCATCCTGCTGGACAATGAGCATCTCCATGCTGCTGATCACACTGCTGCTGACCGCTGCAGGCGTGGTACAGATCTGGCTGCAACGTATCCCTGACGATGCCGGCGCGCTGGGCTTCATGGCCACTCAGGATGCGATCACCGTGATCTACTGGATGCGTCTGGCTGCAGGTGTGGGCTTTGGTATCGGCGTGATCATGTATCTGTCGAGCTTCATCGTTGCCCTCCGTCCTAACGAAGTCACTGAGTTACCCGCTGCAGCAGCGTAA
- a CDS encoding cytochrome C oxidase subunit IV family protein: MTTKLTYSWLALLGLTALGWWLGHYTEGSWLLWAIILLSAIKGQWLIDHFMGLAQGPKLFRAIVSGWLVIILASMAMFL; this comes from the coding sequence ATGACGACTAAACTGACGTACAGCTGGCTGGCACTGCTCGGTCTCACCGCGCTGGGCTGGTGGTTGGGGCACTACACCGAAGGGAGTTGGCTGCTATGGGCAATCATTCTCCTCAGCGCGATCAAGGGCCAATGGTTGATTGACCATTTCATGGGACTGGCTCAGGGTCCGAAGTTGTTCCGCGCTATCGTCAGCGGCTGGCTGGTGATCATTCTCGCCAGTATGGCGATGTTTCTGTAA
- a CDS encoding peptidase U32 family protein encodes MQLVCPAGSLPALKSALRQGADAIYTGFRDDTNARHFAGLNFTDKQLQSGVDLVRQKGRQIYIAVNTYALPDGWARWRRAVDHAADLGVDALIAADPGVLAYATKHHPGLNLHLSVQGSATNAAALQYYHEHYGIRRAVLPRVLSLNQVRQVAEASPVPVEVFAFGSLCIMAEGRCHLSSYVTGESPNLCGVCSPASAVRWNQEDEVLSSRLNDVLIDRYDEGEAAGYPTLCKGRFMVNGKRFHALEEPTSLNTLDLIPQLAAIGVTAVKIEGRQRSPAYVEQVTGVWRQALDRFAANPRAYSVEPAWMQALDKVSEGSQTTLGAYHRAWQ; translated from the coding sequence ATGCAACTGGTCTGTCCAGCAGGCAGCCTGCCCGCGCTGAAATCAGCGCTGCGTCAGGGTGCTGACGCCATCTACACCGGTTTTCGCGACGACACCAACGCGCGCCATTTCGCCGGTCTCAATTTCACAGACAAACAACTGCAGAGCGGTGTTGATCTGGTCCGCCAGAAGGGGCGTCAGATCTATATCGCGGTCAATACCTATGCCTTGCCTGATGGGTGGGCACGCTGGCGCCGGGCTGTCGATCACGCTGCGGATCTGGGCGTGGACGCCCTGATCGCGGCGGATCCTGGGGTTCTGGCCTATGCAACCAAACATCACCCCGGGCTTAACCTGCATCTGTCTGTGCAGGGCTCGGCAACCAACGCGGCCGCCTTGCAGTATTACCATGAACATTACGGCATTCGCCGGGCAGTACTGCCGAGAGTGCTCTCGTTGAATCAGGTGCGGCAGGTGGCAGAGGCCAGCCCGGTGCCGGTCGAAGTCTTCGCCTTTGGCAGTCTGTGCATCATGGCCGAAGGGCGCTGCCACTTATCCTCATACGTAACCGGCGAATCACCGAATCTCTGCGGCGTCTGCTCGCCCGCCAGCGCCGTGCGTTGGAACCAGGAAGATGAAGTACTGAGCTCACGCCTGAACGATGTGCTGATAGACCGCTACGATGAGGGCGAGGCGGCGGGTTACCCGACCCTCTGCAAGGGCCGTTTCATGGTCAATGGCAAACGTTTTCATGCCCTCGAAGAACCCACCAGCCTGAACACGCTGGATCTGATACCGCAACTGGCTGCCATCGGTGTAACGGCAGTGAAAATTGAAGGCCGCCAGCGCAGCCCTGCCTACGTTGAGCAGGTGACCGGCGTCTGGCGTCAGGCGTTGGACCGGTTCGCCGCCAATCCAAGGGCCTATTCGGTTGAACCCGCGTGGATGCAGGCACTCGATAAGGTTTCAGAAGGCAGTCAAACCACTCTGGGCGCTTATCACCGCGCCTGGCAGTAG
- the narL gene encoding two-component system response regulator NarL — MNETENIRILLVDDHPMMRRGLRDLLAMEPDLDPAGEAGNGVDAIRLAHELEPDLILLDLNMPGMGGLEILRQMRLEQIDARIIFFTVSDDHDDVLEALRSGADGYLLKDMDAEQLVEQIRLAALGKLALSAELTMVLADAIRSRPEAEAPEPQAHLTRRERDVLRQIAKGQSNKMIARELDISEGTVKVHVKRVLNKLGMRSRTEAAVWVVEQNLA; from the coding sequence ATGAATGAAACAGAGAACATCCGAATTCTGCTAGTGGACGACCACCCCATGATGCGCCGCGGTCTGCGTGACCTGCTGGCCATGGAGCCTGATCTCGATCCGGCCGGGGAAGCCGGCAATGGCGTGGACGCCATCCGCCTTGCCCACGAACTCGAGCCTGACCTGATTTTGCTTGATCTGAACATGCCGGGCATGGGTGGGCTCGAGATTCTGCGCCAGATGCGACTCGAGCAGATTGATGCCCGCATCATCTTCTTTACCGTATCCGACGATCACGACGACGTGCTCGAAGCGCTGCGCAGCGGTGCTGACGGTTATTTGCTCAAGGATATGGACGCAGAACAGCTGGTCGAACAGATACGCCTCGCCGCACTCGGCAAGCTGGCGCTCAGCGCCGAACTGACCATGGTGTTGGCCGATGCCATTCGCAGCCGGCCCGAAGCTGAAGCCCCGGAACCACAGGCTCACCTTACCCGACGGGAGCGGGACGTATTGCGCCAGATCGCCAAGGGCCAAAGCAACAAGATGATTGCCCGGGAACTGGATATCAGCGAAGGCACAGTGAAAGTGCATGTCAAACGGGTGTTGAACAAACTCGGCATGCGCTCGCGTACTGAAGCAGCGGTTTGGGTGGTAGAGCAGAATCTGGCGTAG
- a CDS encoding ATP-binding protein — protein MTENTTQSADVTGTADTKHRHSIVSRAIIACATIICITLLGILGNSYVTNALEGDAEAINVAGSLRMQAWRLAATAEADPEGLQVYVEKMQTTLESPSLRAALERHRDSALPALHTAVVDQWQRKMRPLLVGEAPQVQPLREQASVFVDLLNGIVATLQRRSEHNLALIQRVQLGTLLVILLSTCVLIFDLRKHLAAPLRQLSALAHQVSRGDFSGRIRPGSGTELDLLASTFNKMNEELAGLYADMETKVKDKTAELTHTNAALHLLFESARMLYNQPEDPVRMMARSLAAVREALGCGPVSLCLNNGAGGGNYAAVSSEGSEPPHYCKLSSCAECPADLKDSELECLDRLVSFELHSGRTHLGSLRVEQVDGEPLKPWQEQVLITLADLYAASMSLANIGQQQARLALMEERAVIARELHDSLAQALSAQKLQLARLKRQVEKGCGPSELAETHEQIEQGLAAAYRQLRELLTTFRIQVNEPGLKPALQATVKEFSRNSGVEIALDYQLDHCPLSPNEEIHCLQIAREALSNVIKHAQADQCGIQLKQDGQGTVSVSVEDDGIGIAETTSPEGHYGLSILRERASSLGGTLNILRKQTGGTRITVNFPPDYRTVVLKEYVAHE, from the coding sequence ATGACCGAAAACACCACCCAATCTGCTGACGTAACCGGGACTGCCGACACGAAACATCGTCATTCCATCGTATCCAGAGCGATCATCGCCTGCGCCACCATCATCTGCATCACCCTGCTGGGCATACTCGGGAACAGCTATGTGACCAACGCGCTGGAGGGAGACGCCGAAGCAATCAACGTAGCCGGCAGCCTGCGCATGCAAGCCTGGCGACTCGCAGCGACCGCGGAAGCCGATCCTGAAGGCCTGCAAGTTTATGTCGAGAAAATGCAGACGACTCTTGAGTCTCCGAGCCTGCGAGCTGCATTGGAGCGCCACCGCGACTCTGCCCTGCCCGCCTTGCATACGGCTGTGGTCGATCAGTGGCAACGCAAGATGCGCCCACTACTCGTTGGCGAGGCGCCCCAGGTACAACCGTTGAGGGAGCAAGCTTCGGTATTCGTCGACCTGTTGAATGGGATTGTCGCCACTCTGCAGCGGCGATCTGAACACAATCTGGCGCTGATACAACGCGTGCAGTTGGGTACGCTCCTGGTCATCCTGCTGAGTACCTGCGTCCTTATATTTGATCTGCGAAAACACCTTGCCGCCCCCTTGCGCCAGCTCTCCGCCCTCGCCCATCAAGTCAGCCGCGGTGACTTCAGTGGCCGAATCAGACCGGGCAGCGGAACAGAACTGGACCTGCTCGCCAGCACCTTCAATAAAATGAACGAAGAACTCGCCGGTCTGTATGCGGACATGGAAACCAAGGTCAAAGACAAAACTGCGGAACTGACCCACACCAACGCCGCGCTGCACCTGCTCTTCGAGAGCGCCCGAATGCTTTACAACCAGCCTGAGGACCCTGTGCGCATGATGGCTCGCTCACTCGCGGCCGTGCGGGAAGCGCTCGGCTGCGGTCCGGTATCGCTTTGCCTGAACAATGGCGCAGGGGGTGGTAACTACGCCGCGGTTAGCTCCGAAGGTAGCGAGCCGCCGCACTACTGCAAATTATCCAGCTGCGCCGAGTGTCCGGCGGACCTGAAGGATTCTGAGCTGGAATGCCTGGATCGGCTGGTCAGTTTCGAACTGCACTCAGGCCGGACTCATCTGGGCAGTTTACGCGTCGAGCAAGTAGACGGCGAACCGCTCAAGCCCTGGCAGGAGCAGGTGCTGATTACGCTCGCCGACTTGTACGCAGCGTCCATGAGCCTGGCCAATATCGGTCAACAGCAGGCGCGTCTTGCATTGATGGAAGAGCGTGCCGTGATCGCCAGGGAGCTACACGATTCCCTCGCACAAGCGCTGTCTGCACAGAAATTGCAATTGGCCAGGCTCAAACGGCAGGTCGAAAAAGGCTGCGGACCGAGCGAGCTGGCTGAAACGCACGAGCAGATCGAACAAGGGCTCGCTGCAGCCTACCGCCAACTGCGTGAGCTGCTAACCACCTTTCGTATACAGGTTAACGAGCCGGGCCTGAAACCGGCGCTGCAGGCCACCGTCAAGGAGTTCAGCCGTAACTCCGGCGTGGAGATCGCGCTGGACTACCAGCTGGATCATTGCCCGCTTTCACCCAATGAAGAGATCCACTGTCTGCAGATTGCCCGTGAGGCACTGAGCAACGTCATCAAGCATGCCCAGGCAGATCAGTGCGGCATTCAGCTGAAGCAGGATGGGCAAGGAACCGTGTCGGTATCAGTCGAGGACGACGGGATCGGGATCGCCGAAACCACCTCCCCTGAGGGTCACTACGGGCTGAGCATCCTGCGCGAACGCGCCAGCAGCCTCGGCGGTACGCTAAATATTCTCAGAAAACAAACTGGCGGAACCCGGATAACGGTGAACTTCCCGCCTGATTATCGAACCGTAGTCCTGAAGGAATACGTTGCACATGAATGA
- a CDS encoding U32 family peptidase — MKLTLGPILFYWTRQQIMDFYADVASEPLDVIYIGETVCSKRRALSLDDWLGLARDLRSESGAQVVVSGLALIEAASELSGLRRLCDNGEIMVEANDMAAVHYLTSKGVAFVGGSSLNLYNALALQQLTEQGMVRWVPPVECSGELIQAVMHQAADEGFVLPEIEVFAWGHLPLAYSARCFTARAENRPKDDCGFICQEYPDGLSMTSQEGQPLFTLNGIQTMSAGVSNLLAEYPRMRDMGIDALRISPASNGTLDIIRTFDEVRRGAEPPLAIDGCNGYWYGQPGMLRVEEAGLC; from the coding sequence ATGAAATTAACACTGGGACCTATCCTGTTTTACTGGACGCGGCAACAGATCATGGATTTTTATGCCGACGTTGCCAGCGAGCCACTGGACGTCATCTATATCGGTGAAACAGTCTGTTCAAAGCGTCGCGCATTGTCTCTGGATGACTGGCTTGGGCTGGCGCGCGACCTGCGCAGCGAGAGCGGTGCGCAGGTCGTTGTATCAGGCCTGGCATTGATTGAAGCAGCGTCCGAACTCTCTGGCTTGCGGCGGCTATGCGACAACGGCGAGATCATGGTGGAAGCCAATGATATGGCCGCGGTGCACTACCTCACCAGCAAAGGCGTCGCGTTTGTTGGCGGCTCGTCACTCAACCTGTACAACGCGCTGGCGCTGCAGCAACTGACTGAGCAGGGCATGGTCCGCTGGGTGCCGCCGGTGGAATGTTCCGGCGAGCTGATTCAGGCCGTCATGCATCAGGCAGCTGATGAAGGGTTCGTCCTGCCCGAGATAGAAGTATTCGCCTGGGGCCATCTGCCGCTTGCCTATTCAGCGCGCTGTTTCACGGCTCGCGCAGAAAACAGACCCAAGGACGACTGCGGTTTTATCTGTCAGGAATATCCTGATGGTTTGTCCATGACGAGCCAGGAAGGCCAGCCTTTATTCACGCTTAATGGCATCCAGACCATGTCCGCCGGGGTGAGCAACCTGCTCGCTGAGTATCCACGCATGCGCGACATGGGCATTGACGCCCTGCGTATCAGCCCCGCCTCAAACGGGACGCTGGATATCATTCGCACCTTTGACGAAGTCAGACGAGGTGCCGAGCCGCCGCTGGCAATCGATGGTTGCAACGGCTACTGGTACGGCCAGCCCGGTATGTTGAGAGTAGAGGAGGCCGGCTTATGCTGA